A genomic window from Parafrankia irregularis includes:
- a CDS encoding acyl carrier protein, translating into MAAMTLDELCHLLVAVAGEPIAEVASTDLADTEFTELGYDSLALMEAAARIAQEYGVRIPDADIFEMQTPRDLLDLVNGAPGAGELPAPVAARP; encoded by the coding sequence ATGGCTGCCATGACCCTTGACGAGCTGTGCCACCTGCTGGTGGCGGTCGCCGGAGAACCGATCGCCGAGGTGGCGTCGACCGACCTGGCGGACACCGAGTTCACCGAACTCGGGTATGACTCCCTGGCCCTGATGGAGGCGGCCGCACGCATCGCCCAGGAGTACGGCGTGCGTATTCCCGACGCCGACATCTTCGAGATGCAGACCCCACGTGACCTGCTCGACCTCGTGAACGGGGCACCCGGGGCCGGCGAGCTCCCCGCCCCCGTGGCGGCGCGGCCGTGA
- a CDS encoding DNA-3-methyladenine glycosylase family protein, translated as MSPPSQPLPASPSAPAAAVGTRVWHRFRIPARPPFRWDHSLDFVCGFPATRGEQVVAGAHLVKAWRIDGCLLLTRIGPWPADDEGAGADPGGGPGVGGDGPGVEVTVAAPHSPSEDVLDALTDRLRFYLSLDDDLTAFAAAAAADPPFARVEHRLHGYHQVKFPSPYENIVWAILAQRTPITAARAVKLRLMQHLNPPLAGFGAEVTPFPSPDQLAELPLEVLTGILGNSRKAGYVSGSVRRLLEIEETFLRTGDVDEVERFLLSLPGIGPWSATFVMIRGLGRMERLPTDTELLKAGRRVYGAEVSASDLVSLAAPYGAQVGYWAHYLRAGG; from the coding sequence ATGAGCCCACCGAGCCAGCCCCTGCCCGCGTCGCCGTCGGCACCTGCCGCCGCGGTCGGTACCAGGGTGTGGCACCGCTTCCGGATACCGGCGCGGCCGCCGTTCCGGTGGGACCATTCCCTCGATTTCGTCTGCGGCTTTCCAGCCACCCGAGGCGAGCAGGTCGTCGCCGGAGCGCACCTGGTGAAAGCCTGGCGTATCGACGGCTGTTTGCTCCTTACCAGGATTGGCCCGTGGCCGGCCGACGACGAGGGCGCAGGCGCCGACCCTGGCGGGGGCCCGGGTGTGGGCGGTGATGGTCCCGGTGTCGAGGTGACTGTCGCCGCGCCGCATTCGCCATCCGAGGACGTTCTCGACGCGCTTACCGACCGGCTGCGTTTCTACCTCTCCCTGGATGACGACCTGACCGCCTTCGCGGCGGCCGCGGCGGCCGATCCTCCGTTCGCCCGGGTGGAACACCGTCTGCACGGTTATCACCAGGTCAAGTTCCCCTCGCCGTACGAGAACATCGTGTGGGCGATCCTTGCCCAGCGGACCCCCATCACCGCTGCCCGTGCCGTGAAGCTACGGCTGATGCAGCACCTCAACCCGCCGTTGGCGGGCTTCGGGGCCGAGGTGACACCGTTCCCGAGTCCTGACCAGCTCGCCGAACTCCCGCTCGAGGTTCTCACCGGGATCCTGGGAAACAGCCGCAAGGCGGGGTACGTGTCCGGCTCGGTCCGGCGTCTCCTGGAGATCGAGGAGACGTTCCTGCGCACCGGCGACGTCGACGAGGTGGAGCGGTTCCTGCTGTCGCTGCCCGGAATCGGACCGTGGTCGGCGACGTTCGTCATGATCAGAGGGCTGGGGCGGATGGAGCGCCTGCCCACGGACACCGAGCTGCTCAAGGCCGGCCGGCGGGTGTACGGCGCGGAGGTGTCCGCGTCGGACCTGGTTTCCCTGGCGGCGCCGTACGGCGCCCAGGTCGGCTACTGGGCGCACTACCTGAGGGCGGGCGGATGA
- a CDS encoding beta-ketoacyl-[acyl-carrier-protein] synthase family protein yields MNRRVVISGIGVRTPGGGDREAFWEMLASGRTATRTISMFDASPFRSQVAAEASFDPAVDGLTAQETQRMDRAAQFAVVCAREAVSDSGLDVDRVDPAAIAVSIGSAVAAATSLERQYLAVSHGGRDWVVDNDAVSPHMFDYLIPSRMPAEVAWTVGAQGPVAMVSNGCTSGIDAVGHACQLIREGRADVALAGAADTPITPIVVACFDAIKATTPRNDDPEHASRPFDRSRDGFVLAEGAAVLVLESYEHARARGARVYAEVAGYASRCNAYHMTGLKADGREMAEAIRVAMDDARVGPGHIDYINAHGSGTRQNDRHETAAYKRVLGDDAYRVPVSSIKSMVGHSLGAIGSIEIAACALAIDRCVIPPTANLYERDPECDLDYVPITARDARLDAVLTVGSGFGGFQSAMVLRRTTGAPA; encoded by the coding sequence GTGAACCGCCGGGTCGTTATCTCGGGAATTGGCGTGCGGACGCCGGGCGGCGGCGACCGCGAGGCATTCTGGGAAATGCTGGCCTCCGGGCGCACGGCCACCCGGACGATCTCCATGTTCGACGCGTCGCCCTTCCGCTCCCAGGTCGCCGCCGAGGCGTCGTTCGATCCGGCGGTGGACGGGCTGACGGCGCAGGAGACGCAGCGCATGGACCGGGCCGCGCAGTTCGCGGTGGTGTGCGCGCGTGAGGCGGTGAGCGACAGCGGTCTGGACGTCGATCGCGTGGATCCGGCCGCCATAGCCGTCAGCATCGGCAGCGCCGTCGCCGCCGCCACCAGCCTGGAACGGCAATACCTCGCCGTCTCTCACGGCGGTCGCGACTGGGTGGTGGACAACGACGCGGTGTCGCCCCACATGTTCGACTACCTGATACCGAGCCGGATGCCGGCGGAAGTCGCCTGGACCGTCGGCGCGCAGGGGCCGGTGGCGATGGTCTCCAACGGCTGCACATCGGGCATCGACGCCGTGGGACATGCCTGTCAGCTGATTCGCGAGGGCCGCGCCGATGTGGCACTGGCCGGCGCGGCGGACACCCCGATCACCCCGATCGTCGTCGCCTGCTTCGACGCGATCAAGGCGACCACTCCACGGAACGACGATCCCGAGCATGCGTCGCGGCCGTTCGACCGGTCGAGGGACGGCTTCGTGCTCGCCGAGGGCGCCGCGGTGCTGGTGCTGGAATCCTACGAGCACGCCCGGGCGCGTGGAGCGCGCGTCTACGCGGAGGTGGCCGGATACGCCTCGCGCTGCAACGCCTATCACATGACCGGTCTGAAGGCCGACGGCCGTGAGATGGCGGAGGCGATCCGGGTGGCGATGGACGACGCTCGGGTGGGCCCCGGGCACATCGACTACATCAACGCGCACGGCTCCGGCACGAGGCAGAACGACCGGCATGAGACCGCCGCCTACAAGCGGGTCCTGGGAGACGACGCGTACCGGGTACCGGTCAGTTCGATCAAGTCCATGGTCGGTCACTCGCTCGGCGCGATCGGCTCGATCGAGATCGCCGCCTGCGCGCTGGCGATCGACCGGTGCGTGATCCCACCGACCGCGAACCTGTACGAACGTGATCCCGAATGTGACCTCGACTATGTTCCGATCACCGCGCGCGACGCGCGCCTGGACGCCGTGCTCACGGTGGGCAGCGGGTTCGGTGGCTTCCAGAGCGCCATGGTGCTGCGTCGTACGACGGGCGCCCCGGCATGA
- a CDS encoding class I adenylate-forming enzyme family protein, whose product MSPDKLVSLLDRGTRPGVFGACVQHAGATHTARQVRAAVTRRARRLLDHGVAAGDRVLLVCDHDLDAVVTLAAASALGLRVLMPYNLAAAAVPEWRSIATAAGPDAVVHQRRDGVGLADLRAVCPRLVGLSDLGALSDLDAPSGHDEDDEDDETLPIACPDPVDGFLVLFTSGTTGAPKAISLSEDVVARRVMAVTERLAFGSDARVFMSGLLNNTTGVIFSFGALAHGATLIIPDGRDVSTWPAQVARSRASHIMLRPVAMERFVAAVVAGGTDLSCLRVVAYGAAPMPHRLLELGRRLMPCDWVQGYGLSETYGPFCWLDETAHRQRRFEDTYCVGRPDRTVGVRLEPLPGHPDGVGEIVVRGDLMMDGYLDITTGRLDPPGPWLRTGDMGAFGPDGDLLLKGRIGTSVLSQDGHRIYPEEVETVLAGMPGVGEVVVVGLSGGGENDHTRTPVACLWGPVTHDGPAALRRATAEFLIPRLSREKWPDLIYASADPFPKSGNDKILRAETERAIDRQALFPL is encoded by the coding sequence GTGTCTCCCGACAAGCTCGTGTCCCTGCTGGACCGGGGCACCCGCCCCGGCGTGTTCGGCGCCTGCGTCCAACACGCCGGGGCCACCCACACGGCACGTCAGGTGCGCGCGGCGGTCACCCGACGCGCGCGCCGGCTGCTGGACCACGGTGTCGCCGCCGGCGACCGGGTGCTGCTGGTCTGTGACCACGACCTGGATGCCGTGGTCACCCTGGCCGCGGCGAGCGCGCTGGGGCTGCGGGTGCTGATGCCCTACAACCTGGCGGCGGCCGCCGTGCCCGAGTGGCGGTCCATCGCGACCGCCGCCGGGCCGGACGCCGTCGTGCACCAGCGCCGTGACGGCGTCGGCCTCGCCGATCTGCGGGCGGTCTGTCCGCGCCTCGTCGGCCTGAGCGACCTGGGTGCCCTGAGCGACCTGGATGCCCCGAGCGGGCACGACGAGGACGACGAGGACGACGAGACGCTTCCCATCGCGTGTCCCGATCCCGTGGACGGATTCCTGGTCCTGTTCACCAGCGGCACCACCGGCGCTCCGAAGGCCATCAGCCTGAGTGAGGACGTCGTCGCCCGCCGGGTGATGGCCGTGACGGAGCGGCTCGCGTTCGGCTCCGACGCGCGGGTGTTCATGTCCGGTCTGCTCAACAACACGACCGGCGTCATCTTCTCCTTCGGCGCGCTGGCGCACGGCGCGACGCTGATCATCCCGGACGGCCGGGACGTCTCCACCTGGCCCGCGCAGGTCGCCCGGTCACGTGCCAGCCACATCATGCTGCGGCCGGTGGCGATGGAGCGGTTCGTGGCGGCCGTGGTCGCCGGCGGCACGGACCTGTCCTGCCTGCGGGTCGTCGCCTACGGAGCGGCTCCGATGCCACATCGGCTGCTGGAACTCGGCCGCCGGCTGATGCCGTGCGACTGGGTGCAGGGCTACGGCCTCAGCGAGACTTACGGCCCGTTCTGCTGGCTCGACGAGACCGCGCACCGGCAGCGACGATTCGAGGACACCTACTGCGTCGGACGGCCGGACCGCACCGTGGGGGTCCGCCTCGAGCCACTGCCGGGCCATCCCGACGGCGTGGGAGAGATCGTCGTGCGCGGCGACCTGATGATGGACGGCTACCTCGACATCACGACCGGTCGCCTCGACCCGCCGGGTCCCTGGCTGCGCACCGGCGACATGGGCGCCTTCGGCCCGGACGGTGATCTGCTGCTCAAGGGCCGTATCGGAACCAGCGTGCTCAGCCAGGACGGCCACCGCATCTATCCGGAGGAGGTCGAGACCGTCCTCGCCGGCATGCCGGGTGTCGGTGAGGTCGTCGTCGTCGGCCTGAGCGGCGGCGGCGAGAACGATCACACCCGGACGCCGGTCGCCTGCCTGTGGGGGCCTGTCACCCACGACGGCCCGGCGGCGCTGCGCCGGGCGACGGCCGAGTTCCTGATTCCCCGGCTGAGCAGGGAGAAATGGCCTGATCTGATCTACGCGAGCGCGGATCCGTTTCCCAAGAGCGGAAACGACAAGATCCTCCGTGCTGAGACCGAGCGGGCGATCGACCGGCAGGCGCTGTTCCCGCTCTGA
- a CDS encoding MBL fold metallo-hydrolase — protein sequence MTAAATSTRSELVEVAEDVYAYTQLPGGWCVSNAGLVVGPDGVVVIDTLATLNRARKLRETVDGFGAGPRRTVVNTHHHGDHTFGNQVFGPAAEIIAHERAAEELASTGLALTGLWPDVDWGDLQVPAPTLTFADRVALTVGRHRVELIHVGPAHTSNDIVAWLPEQRVLFTGDVVLSGCTPFTLMGSVAGSLTAIERLRALEPATVVCGHGAVAGPEVFAENVAYLRWIQQIAAEGVAAGWSISRAARAAGPGEFGHLLDPERVVGNLHRAYAEVVGGPDAPPLDVGPVFAEMVAYNRGRLPTCLA from the coding sequence GTGACAGCAGCGGCGACCTCGACCAGATCAGAGCTGGTCGAGGTCGCCGAGGACGTCTACGCCTACACCCAGCTGCCCGGTGGGTGGTGTGTGAGCAACGCGGGCCTGGTCGTCGGCCCCGACGGGGTCGTCGTCATCGACACGCTCGCCACCCTGAACCGTGCCCGGAAGCTGCGGGAGACCGTCGACGGATTCGGCGCGGGGCCGCGCCGAACGGTGGTGAACACCCATCACCACGGCGATCACACGTTCGGCAATCAGGTGTTCGGACCAGCGGCCGAGATCATCGCGCACGAGCGGGCCGCCGAGGAGCTGGCCAGCACAGGTCTCGCCCTGACCGGCCTGTGGCCGGACGTCGACTGGGGCGACCTCCAGGTGCCGGCCCCGACGCTCACCTTCGCCGACCGGGTCGCGCTGACGGTCGGTCGGCACCGCGTCGAGCTGATCCACGTCGGGCCGGCGCACACCAGCAACGACATCGTGGCCTGGCTGCCCGAACAGCGGGTCCTGTTCACCGGCGACGTCGTCCTGTCGGGCTGCACGCCGTTCACACTGATGGGTTCGGTAGCGGGATCGCTCACGGCGATCGAACGTCTGCGCGCCCTCGAACCGGCCACTGTCGTCTGCGGGCACGGAGCGGTCGCCGGGCCGGAGGTGTTCGCCGAGAACGTGGCGTACCTGCGCTGGATTCAACAGATCGCCGCCGAAGGGGTCGCGGCCGGCTGGTCGATCAGCCGGGCCGCCCGCGCGGCAGGGCCGGGCGAGTTCGGTCACCTGCTCGACCCGGAGCGGGTGGTCGGGAACCTGCACCGCGCGTACGCCGAGGTGGTCGGAGGACCGGACGCTCCGCCGCTGGACGTCGGGCCGGTCTTCGCCGAGATGGTGGCGTACAACCGGGGGCGTCTGCCGACCTGCCTGGCCTGA
- a CDS encoding AfsR/SARP family transcriptional regulator: protein MKFKVLGRVEIANGTASTALARSKIGHMLSLLLAMNNETVSVDMLIDELWGEQVPRSAQATLQTYVYMARKMFTESLRVPNAQRLLVTQSPGYMLAADQDAIDSVVFERLVREGSESLERGDPESTVVTLTDALKMSRGCPFAGMPTGTALKAHVTYLQELRLTALGLRIDAREQLGRHRDIIPELRSLVAEHPLNEGFHAQLIKSLLRCGRRAEALQAYQRLWQILDAELGLQPTPEVQRLHHEVLG from the coding sequence ATGAAATTCAAGGTACTCGGCCGTGTCGAGATCGCGAACGGCACCGCCTCGACAGCGCTCGCCAGGTCGAAGATCGGCCATATGCTCTCGTTGCTCCTGGCCATGAACAACGAGACCGTCAGCGTGGACATGCTGATCGACGAGCTGTGGGGGGAGCAGGTCCCCCGCAGCGCGCAGGCCACGCTGCAGACCTACGTCTATATGGCACGGAAGATGTTCACCGAGAGTCTGCGGGTCCCGAACGCCCAACGCCTGCTGGTTACCCAGTCGCCCGGTTACATGCTCGCGGCCGACCAGGACGCGATCGACTCGGTCGTCTTCGAGCGCCTGGTCCGGGAAGGCAGCGAGAGCCTGGAGCGGGGTGACCCGGAATCGACCGTCGTCACGCTCACCGACGCGCTGAAGATGTCCCGCGGGTGCCCGTTCGCGGGCATGCCGACCGGGACGGCCCTCAAGGCGCACGTCACCTATCTTCAGGAACTCCGCCTGACCGCTCTCGGTCTTCGCATCGATGCCCGAGAACAGCTCGGGCGGCACCGGGACATCATTCCCGAGCTACGTTCCCTGGTGGCCGAACACCCGCTCAACGAGGGATTCCACGCCCAGCTGATCAAGTCGCTGCTGCGCTGCGGTCGGCGGGCGGAGGCGCTGCAGGCCTACCAGCGACTCTGGCAGATCCTGGACGCCGAGCTCGGACTCCAGCCGACGCCCGAGGTCCAGCGGCTGCACCACGAGGTCCTTGGGTAG
- a CDS encoding SRPBCC family protein has product MRYHASHSIVCDTPPEQVYDVIRRSRDWPTLLEPCQSVTVLSEEPDGEHIEISALVGGEPMTWQSHRRFHTDLFGVSATVVVPMPLVKAMTTTWRVIGVNATQCVLLLEHDYDLCDDIGGQVEGVTTHDQAERFIGAAIDANSRTELGNLRGAAHRAAAGAAQADGGDAIGLDGFLRHSVVLRADPDTVYGLIRSTDSWPRLFAACVGTSVLERSDDQETVRVEAEQDGRPVAWNTRRRYVDSVRRVEYDLPVPMPFLESMHGVWRVVPLENGRCLLTVDRHWRLLADVRGIRDGISTRSEAAAFVRDFVDGNAAAEMLAIRAFVEENTEALVSLTSRYRLPHSPDRVFALLADIGGWPAMLDHLDSLDVLYDDGAHQEFTMKVRTAPGTAGSAGELECIRSVRHCDERTLSITYFQPQPPPAMLRHAGHWQVRGIAGGSEVISHHTVVLDRDGSAEVSGAHELRRRKTLVADLLERNSRATVDACGRALDRSAGQP; this is encoded by the coding sequence GTGCGATATCACGCCAGCCACTCCATCGTCTGCGACACGCCTCCAGAACAGGTCTACGACGTGATCCGCCGCAGCCGGGACTGGCCGACGCTGCTTGAGCCGTGCCAGTCCGTCACCGTCCTGTCGGAAGAGCCCGACGGGGAGCACATCGAGATCTCCGCGCTCGTGGGCGGCGAACCGATGACCTGGCAGTCCCACCGCCGGTTCCACACCGACCTGTTCGGTGTGTCGGCCACCGTCGTCGTGCCCATGCCGCTGGTGAAGGCGATGACCACCACGTGGCGGGTGATAGGAGTCAACGCCACCCAGTGCGTGCTGCTCCTGGAGCATGACTACGACCTGTGCGACGACATCGGCGGCCAGGTCGAGGGCGTGACGACCCATGATCAGGCCGAGCGGTTCATCGGGGCGGCGATCGACGCGAACTCCCGCACCGAGCTGGGTAACCTCCGTGGCGCGGCGCATCGGGCGGCGGCCGGGGCGGCGCAGGCGGATGGGGGAGACGCGATCGGACTGGACGGCTTCCTACGTCATTCGGTGGTCCTGCGGGCGGATCCGGACACGGTGTACGGGCTGATCCGCTCGACCGACTCCTGGCCCCGCCTGTTCGCCGCCTGCGTCGGCACCTCGGTGCTGGAGCGTTCCGATGACCAGGAAACGGTCCGCGTCGAGGCGGAGCAGGACGGAAGGCCGGTCGCCTGGAACACCCGCCGCCGCTACGTCGACTCCGTGCGGCGGGTCGAGTACGACCTTCCGGTGCCGATGCCCTTCCTGGAGTCGATGCACGGTGTCTGGCGGGTCGTGCCGCTGGAGAACGGCCGCTGCCTGCTGACGGTGGACCGCCACTGGCGGCTGCTGGCCGACGTCCGCGGTATCCGTGACGGGATCAGCACCCGGTCCGAGGCCGCGGCGTTCGTCCGTGACTTCGTCGACGGGAACGCCGCCGCCGAGATGCTCGCGATCCGGGCCTTCGTCGAGGAGAACACCGAAGCGCTGGTGTCGTTGACCAGCCGCTACCGCCTGCCGCACAGCCCTGACCGGGTTTTCGCGCTGCTGGCCGACATCGGTGGCTGGCCGGCGATGCTGGATCATCTCGACTCCCTGGACGTGCTCTACGACGACGGCGCCCACCAGGAGTTCACGATGAAGGTACGAACCGCGCCGGGTACGGCAGGGTCGGCCGGTGAGCTGGAGTGCATCCGCAGCGTCCGGCACTGTGACGAGCGGACGCTGTCGATCACCTACTTCCAGCCACAGCCACCGCCGGCCATGCTCCGCCATGCGGGCCACTGGCAGGTCCGCGGCATCGCGGGCGGCAGCGAGGTGATCTCGCACCACACCGTGGTCCTCGATCGCGACGGCTCCGCGGAGGTGTCCGGTGCGCATGAGCTCCGGCGGCGGAAGACCCTGGTCGCCGACCTGTTGGAACGCAACAGCCGGGCGACGGTGGACGCCTGCGGGCGGGCTCTGGACCGCTCCGCCGGCCAGCCGTGA
- a CDS encoding alpha/beta hydrolase family protein yields the protein MPEATAANGSGATAAVPGLGGSPDVRRARPARVPAAVMEACGYFLPRLMFLQARYAPQIHWGDVALALDGFGLTEIDLGSAGFWDEWRARWTARAEVYVAAAVASTTAAGQARAYRGAAACYHWAEFMDFGDRARKLGLRHLVRTCFERSLTSPDPAQDGLGDLGGDLGGDLGGGVRREARALPAGSVSAEPVPYWLYLPPRRARDADRPLACVVLSNGLDSMTEVEILSLAEAYLDRGIAAVLFEGPGQGLDAGQTPLRVDMESVVAALLDALRADSRLAADRMAFLGVSFGGYLALRVARTLGPSLRCVVNFSGGPRIAPFATLPRRLRDDFRYTFGGGEPLDDDDMQHRFDALAFPPDPAPHTRVLSVHGALDDIFPLADLVELDRAWGTGHELVTHESEAHVCLNMINLCGIEIADWVAHHLRPDPR from the coding sequence GTGCCCGAAGCCACGGCGGCGAACGGCTCGGGTGCCACGGCCGCGGTGCCTGGCCTCGGCGGCTCGCCGGACGTCCGGCGAGCACGTCCGGCGCGGGTTCCCGCCGCCGTGATGGAGGCCTGCGGGTACTTCCTTCCCCGCCTCATGTTTCTGCAGGCCCGGTACGCACCGCAGATCCACTGGGGTGATGTCGCGCTGGCACTCGACGGCTTCGGGCTCACCGAGATCGATCTGGGCTCGGCCGGGTTCTGGGACGAGTGGAGGGCCCGCTGGACCGCGCGGGCCGAGGTCTACGTGGCGGCGGCCGTGGCCTCGACCACTGCCGCCGGGCAGGCCCGCGCCTATCGGGGTGCGGCCGCCTGTTACCACTGGGCGGAGTTCATGGACTTCGGTGACCGGGCCCGCAAACTGGGCCTGCGCCACCTGGTGCGGACCTGCTTCGAACGCAGCCTGACCAGTCCCGATCCGGCGCAGGACGGCCTCGGCGACCTGGGCGGCGACCTGGGCGGCGACCTGGGTGGAGGCGTGCGCCGAGAGGCGAGGGCCCTCCCGGCGGGGAGCGTTTCCGCGGAACCGGTGCCGTACTGGCTCTACCTTCCGCCGCGACGGGCGCGCGATGCCGATCGGCCGTTGGCGTGTGTCGTCCTGTCCAACGGGCTCGACTCGATGACGGAGGTCGAGATCCTCTCGTTGGCGGAGGCGTACCTCGACCGGGGGATCGCGGCTGTGCTGTTCGAGGGCCCGGGCCAGGGCCTGGACGCCGGTCAGACGCCCCTGCGCGTCGATATGGAGAGCGTCGTCGCGGCGCTGCTGGACGCGCTGCGCGCGGACAGTCGCCTCGCGGCCGATCGGATGGCCTTTCTCGGCGTCAGCTTCGGTGGTTATCTCGCGTTGCGGGTGGCTCGGACGCTCGGGCCGTCACTGCGATGCGTGGTCAACTTCTCCGGTGGCCCGCGTATCGCCCCGTTTGCGACCCTGCCGCGCCGGCTGCGCGACGACTTCCGCTACACCTTCGGCGGCGGCGAGCCGCTCGACGACGACGACATGCAGCACCGCTTCGACGCACTTGCGTTTCCGCCAGATCCCGCACCGCATACCCGGGTGCTCAGCGTCCACGGCGCGCTTGACGACATCTTCCCACTCGCCGACCTGGTGGAGCTCGACCGGGCATGGGGTACCGGACACGAGTTGGTGACACACGAAAGCGAAGCACACGTGTGCCTGAATATGATCAACCTGTGTGGAATCGAGATAGCGGACTGGGTGGCACACCACCTGCGGCCCGATCCGCGCTGA
- a CDS encoding ketosynthase chain-length factor, with protein MSAVVVTGIGVLAPGGLGLEPFWEGVCDRRSGISELTRFDTSGFPARLAGQITGLNPAELLPSRLLVQTDISTRFVLIAADWALRDAKVEPGTYTDYETGVITSNACGGFEFTHREFRKLWTTGPAAVSVYESFAWFYAVSTGQISIRNTLRGPSGALVAEQAGGLDAIGHACRAVRRGTPMMLTGGADSALDPWGWAAQLSGGQVSTATDPDRAYLPFDTDARGYVPGEGGAILVLEDAGTAASRGAQTLYGEIAGYGSTFDPPPWSGGRPALGRAALLALEDAGIGPADVDVVFADGAGVAELDRSEAETITELFGACGVPVTVPKAVTGRLYSGGGPVDVAVALMAMRDGLIPPTAATDRVPDSYRIDLVRDAPRPADLAHALVLGRGRWGFNSAVVVRRSPRPGSETP; from the coding sequence ATGAGCGCCGTCGTCGTCACCGGGATCGGGGTACTGGCGCCCGGCGGTCTCGGCCTCGAACCGTTCTGGGAGGGCGTCTGTGATCGCCGTTCTGGCATATCCGAGCTGACCCGGTTCGACACATCCGGGTTTCCGGCTCGGCTCGCGGGCCAGATCACCGGGTTGAACCCGGCGGAGCTGCTGCCGAGCCGCCTGCTGGTCCAGACCGATATATCCACCCGGTTCGTACTGATCGCGGCGGACTGGGCGCTGCGGGACGCCAAGGTCGAGCCGGGCACCTACACCGACTACGAGACCGGTGTGATCACGTCCAACGCCTGCGGCGGGTTCGAGTTCACGCACCGTGAGTTCCGCAAGCTGTGGACGACCGGCCCGGCCGCGGTCAGCGTCTACGAGTCCTTCGCCTGGTTCTACGCGGTGAGCACCGGTCAGATCTCCATCCGCAACACGCTGCGTGGCCCGAGCGGCGCGCTGGTGGCCGAGCAGGCCGGTGGGCTGGACGCGATCGGTCATGCCTGCCGGGCCGTCAGGCGCGGGACGCCGATGATGCTCACCGGCGGGGCCGACTCGGCCCTCGATCCGTGGGGATGGGCCGCCCAGCTTTCAGGTGGTCAGGTGAGTACCGCCACCGATCCGGATCGGGCCTATCTGCCTTTCGACACGGACGCACGCGGATATGTGCCAGGCGAGGGCGGGGCGATTCTGGTCCTGGAGGACGCCGGCACGGCTGCCTCTCGTGGTGCCCAGACTCTCTACGGCGAGATCGCCGGCTACGGGTCGACCTTCGACCCGCCGCCCTGGTCGGGTGGGCGGCCCGCGCTCGGCCGCGCGGCACTGCTGGCGCTCGAGGACGCGGGTATCGGCCCGGCCGACGTCGACGTGGTCTTCGCCGACGGCGCCGGCGTCGCCGAGCTGGACCGCAGCGAGGCCGAGACGATCACCGAGCTGTTCGGGGCGTGCGGCGTCCCGGTCACCGTGCCGAAGGCGGTCACGGGCCGGCTGTATTCGGGCGGCGGACCGGTCGACGTGGCCGTCGCGCTGATGGCCATGCGTGACGGGTTGATCCCTCCGACCGCTGCCACCGACAGGGTCCCCGACAGCTACCGGATCGACCTCGTGCGCGACGCTCCGAGACCAGCCGACCTGGCCCATGCACTGGTGCTGGGGCGCGGTCGGTGGGGGTTCAACTCGGCCGTCGTCGTCCGTCGAAGCCCGCGACCGGGCAGCGAAACACCCTGA
- a CDS encoding nucleosidase → MRGLDGAPGSEWAQADMPPQVGAGEIDLQAPPEDGVRKWLVAAATEAEVAALPRDHPALLAVLITGAGKTAAAVAVSAALARLDDPTSIGVINVGTAGGLDETGARLRWPSTAWAWDLDAASLNALGIPVRGQLALSGGDGSVIATGDRFVAGGSLRTALQARAALVDMECYSVAAACHAFGTPVRAVKWVSDAADESASDDWGVAVPRGAAVLAEATVDFLDRFRPHPA, encoded by the coding sequence ATGAGAGGGCTGGACGGGGCACCGGGCTCGGAGTGGGCGCAGGCCGACATGCCTCCCCAGGTCGGCGCGGGCGAGATCGACCTGCAGGCACCGCCGGAGGACGGGGTCCGGAAGTGGCTCGTGGCGGCGGCGACCGAAGCCGAGGTCGCGGCACTTCCGCGCGACCATCCGGCGCTGCTCGCGGTGCTGATCACGGGAGCGGGCAAGACCGCCGCCGCCGTCGCTGTCAGCGCGGCGCTGGCCCGGCTCGACGACCCGACGTCGATCGGCGTGATCAACGTCGGTACCGCGGGCGGGCTGGACGAAACCGGTGCCCGGCTGCGTTGGCCGAGTACGGCCTGGGCCTGGGACCTGGATGCCGCGAGCCTCAACGCGCTCGGCATTCCGGTGCGCGGCCAGCTCGCGCTGTCCGGTGGCGACGGATCGGTGATCGCCACCGGCGACCGTTTCGTCGCCGGTGGATCCCTGCGGACCGCCCTGCAGGCGCGGGCCGCGCTGGTGGACATGGAGTGCTACTCGGTCGCCGCGGCCTGCCATGCCTTCGGGACGCCGGTTCGTGCCGTCAAATGGGTCTCCGACGCCGCGGACGAGTCGGCGTCGGACGACTGGGGCGTCGCGGTGCCGCGCGGGGCCGCCGTTCTCGCCGAGGCCACCGTCGACTTCCTCGATCGTTTCCGCCCGCACCCGGCCTGA